Part of the Pirellulales bacterium genome, GTGCCGACAGTCTGGCTCTGCGTCTCGCGCCGATGCTGGCGGCGCGCGGCCGCGATGACATCGGATAGCTCGCCCATCAGGCCGGCTTGGTCGATGGCGATGAGGGCCGCAGCGGCCTGTTTCAGGCGGGCGGGGTCGTAAATAGTGCTCATTGGGCCACCTCGCTGGCCGCTCCGGCCAGATACTTTTCTATCTCCACTCGCGGCACGCGGACGCACCGTCCGATGCGCACCGCGCGCAGCCGGCCGTCGTCCACCATCGCCCACACCGTTCGCTCGCTGATTCCCAGCGCTCTCGCTACTCCGCCGTAGGTCAGCGCCATCGGCTCCCGACCATCCACTAGGCTCGTGTCCATATCTCGACCTCCACTAGATCGCCCGTCGCGATGCGCGACAGGCACGGGACCATCATGGGCGACGGAATGGAACATGCGCGAATTATTCCGCCGGGTTGCGCCGCGTCGCACTGTTTTGCCCGGAAAAGAACGAGCTAGATATTCCCAATGGAATAAATCAACGTCGGATCGGCTGTATACTACTTTCGCTTCCGATGTCGATCCATCGCGGCTTTCACATCCACATAAGTAACGCCTAGGGCTTCGGCCAGATCTTTAGCCGTTCGATATTGTCCTGTATTCCACGCATCGACAATTCGCTTGTCGGACCTTGGATCGTACCTTTGCTTTGCACCTCGTTTGCCCCTCGATTTTGCCTTGGCCAGCTTCGCGGCCACA contains:
- a CDS encoding helix-turn-helix domain-containing protein, which gives rise to MDTSLVDGREPMALTYGGVARALGISERTVWAMVDDGRLRAVRIGRCVRVPRVEIEKYLAGAASEVAQ